The Oxobacter pfennigii genome includes the window AATTTCAATTATAAGAGATTATGAAAAAAGGGGAAGGTGCCCTCAGGAAAACGAAATGCGGTGTAACCTTGAGGAAGGCATAAAACATATAAACTGCACGGACAAAACTATTCTTTTAAATTCCGTTATGTGTATCAAAGAAGGAAGCGCTTGCAAAATCGACAACCATGATAATAATTATATAAGCAAATGCAAAAATATTGTAATGAGGCATCTGGAGCTAGTAAAGCCTAAAATTGTGATAACCCTGGGCAAGGGTGTCACTCAAAAGTATTTGAATAATATAAAAAGGTCGGATACTTTTTACAATCTTGTATCCCAGCCCTATTGGATTGCCGAGAAGCAATGGTTTATATTCCCCATGTATATACTTGGAGTCAAAGGAAAGCTGGGAAGACAGCATATAAGAAGCATAAACAAGGAGATTTCCGAGGATTTTCTTACAGATTTCAACTTGGTAAAGAGACTGCTTATTTCATATTATGCCGGGATGTTCATACACAATATCAAATATGATGTTCTAATGCCGGATTCACTGGAAGAATACCTTCTAAACCCATTCCCCGAGCATTCCAATGAGGTAAAGACAATTTGCAACCTCATAACCAATGGGACCTTCGGTCAAAGTTTGAATGAGTTAAAAAGCTTTGAAAAGACGGTAATTTATATATACAATCATTTAATCCAATCCTTTGAAAGCATTAAGGAAGGAAGCAATGCGCTGACACTATGAAGCACCTCATGATAAATAGAACGGGTCATTCCAGTGATGTTTAATCGTCAATGGATGGCCTGTTTTCTTTATAAGTAATTTGTATAAGTTTTATAATGATTCATAAATTTGACATGTGACAACCCAAATAATATAATTAAGTTGTCGGTTAATCCAGAAGAGGGATGTGATATTCATATAAATTTAAATATGAGAGGTGGATATAATGAGTTTTAAAATAGGTCTTGTCTATGACAAGTCAAGGATGCCGGTAAGAAGCAACAGGGAGTCGGTTAAGGAGGATGAGCAGAAGAATATTACAAGGGACCGGGTAAGAGAGATCTTAAAGGAGAAATATGAAGTGCTGGACTTTGAGGCCGGTGAAGAGCTTGGTTATAAATTAAAGAATAACAAGGTGGATATGGTTTTCAACTTAAGCACCGGTATAAGGGGAGAGAGCCGTCAGGCACAGGTTCCGGCAATACTTGAAATGCTGGGTATACCATACATTGGTTCGGGGGTACTTGCTCACGCCATTGCTTTGGACAAGTCTATGGCAAAAAAAGCTTTTTTGTTTCATGGAATAAATACTCCTAAATTTCAGGTTGTAAAAGGGGATAACTTTGTTTTTGACAGAAGCTTAAACTTTCCTGTAATAGTCAAGCCTGCATGCGAAGGATCGGGCATCGGAATTTATAAGGATAGCCTGGTTCATAATGAAAAGGAATTGAAAAATCAGGTGGATAAACTTCGTAGTGAATATAATCAAACCATACTTGTTGAAGAATTTATTATAGGCCGTGAATTTACTTGCGGCATTATAGGAAACAGTGATGAAACGACGGTATTCCCCCTCATGGAAACTGACTTTTCCGATGTTCCAGAAGAATATGGCAGGTTTAATACCTTTGAAGTAAAATCAGATCACTGGCAGCTTGCAAAATATTATTGTCCTGCTGATGTAGACGAAATTTTAAGAAGTAAAATTGAAGATGCAGCCATTGGTGCATATAATGCTCTTGGGTGCAGAGATTTTTCAAGAGTAGATATTATGGTAAAGGATAATACACCATATGTATTAGAGATAAATACCCTTCCGGGGCTAAAGGAAGGCTACAGCGATTTTGTAAGAATGGCAAATAAGGGCGGCATTGATTATGCTTCTTTAATATATAAGATTATTAATACAGCAAGAAAAAGGTGTGCAGTTTAATTTTATATTTTTCGGCACTTTTTTTAAGCGAGGTTTTATGAAATCGCCTTGCATGATATAATTATTATAGTATTAACTCAGGAAGTGTCGAGGTGAAAAATCAATGATGGATTATAATGTGATGAGGCTGCCGGAGTTGAATTTCCTGAAGCCCAATGAACAGACCACCTTCAGGAAACTGGTGGAGGAGATTGCAGAATGTAACGGGGCAATTGAAGAGCTTCGGATATATGAAGAAAAAAACGACAGGAATTGTCTGCTTCTAAGTGACGATGAGGTTGACAGGATAAGGTCAGAGTATAAGATAAAGCTCAACAGCGTTCTGGGAGAAATAATGGATATTGCCCAGACCTGTGCATCCCAGCTTTTTGTATTTGAAAGCTATGGTATAGATGTGCAAAAGCTCTTTGAAAAATATGCGGAGGATTTAAACCTGATTGAGCTGGAAAATCAGATAATTTTTCAGGTAAAGGATGGCTGCAGGTACATACATTTCAGCCCCAATGACATTACGGCAGGGTTGGAGAAAACCATGAATTGCATTATATTATCCATGGGGAGAATCGCCCAATTAGGTAAATTCACCGGAGACAATGGTGAGGTACCTGTAATTGACAGAGAAACCTCAAATATTAAATATGTTTATGAGTTGTTTCAAATAATACAAAACTGCTTCAATCTTCTTGACAGTATACAAAATAAGTATCATATCAATATAGAAAAATTATTTGATGAACATGTAGACAAGCTTGTAAAAAAGGGTTATTGTAAACTCTCATAATCAGCTTATAAATAATGCTGCTTTTAAAATTTTATAGCAGCATTATTTTTTACTCATTATTTTAATAATGATCATGCCTATCAATGCTCCTGAAAAGAAACAGATTATGGGCAGCCATATTGGACCTAGCAGTATATTGCCGATTTTAAAGGTAGGCGAATATATAACACCTATAGTGCCTAAATAAGCGGATATAACAAAAGGCAGGAAAGAATATTTAATTTCGTCATCACCGGATTTTTTGTAAGCGTCCCAAATAGCAAAGATATAAATGCAGGGATAAAACATAAGCCATTGGTAATCAGTAGTATTGATGGCTGTTTCTATATCCCCGTAAAAGCTTAAAACAATGACCTTGTTCAAATTGGATTTTATATTGATAATCAATTCAAGAGCGATAAATACCATGCCCTTTACAAGGTCTCCGTTGAGAAGCTGCCCAAAACCTGGAAAGGCAATGCTCCATAAAATTTTTTCAATATGACTGTCAGTCTTCATAATAGCTTTATCTCATAACCATATAATTTATAAATGGTATCTCTTAAATGTAAAGTCTTCATATTCATTAGCCTCTCAGTAAGTATTTGTATTATGTAATGAATTCTTCGGAATTCATTTTTGAAATATAATTTGCAGAGCAAATTGTATTATATAGTATTTGCCATTTGTCTCAACATATAAGCAGAATATTAAAAGAAGTTATAAGTAAAAATACAATAAACATTTTGGGGAAGAATGTTATAATTATTTCAAATATACAAATATATGCAAAGCAGGAGTTACCTGAAATGCCGGATAAGAAAAATTTTTCTGTAGATTACACAAAAATGTGTGAAAAAAATTATCTGCTTAAGTTTAATAAGATGCATAAAGGCAGGATGGAATTATCAGAGGGAGATTATTTTTTACGTGACGGTATTGTCTTATTATCTAAAACAAGGCAGCTTTTGGGACCATCGGAAACCACTGCCTGGCTTCCAACAATGGAGGAATTATTGGATATTTTAGGCTTGGCTAATATATCTGAGCTTGCAAAGCTAATTCAAAAATATTTGACAAACAGGAAAAAGTGCTTTGAGGAAATAGATGAAAAGGATGATAAAGCAATGCTGCTTGCCATATACATGCATCTGAAGTTTAAAAAAATTTGGAGAGGGAACCAGTGGCTCGATGTTGAACTATAGTCTTATAACTATAGTAAATTATAAAAATATAAGGAGGATGATTATGAAAGTAGTGGCACTGAACGGAAGTCCCAGAAAGAAGTGGAATACTGCAACCCTTTTGGAAAAAGCATTGGAAGGCGCACAATCGGTCGGTGCGGAGACAGAGCTTATTCATCTTTATGATTTAAATTTTAAAGGCTGCATAAGCTGCTTTGTCTGTAAGTTAAAGAATGGAAAGAGCTATGGCAAATGCGCCATGAAGGATGACCTGACACCGATTTTAGAAAAAATAGCACATGCTGATGCGGTATTTATAGGTTCTCCCATTTATTTTGGAAACCTGACGGGTGAAACCAGGTCCTTGCTTGAAAGAATGTTGTTCCAATATCTTGTATATAGTAACAAAAGCGGCCCCACTTTATTCCCCAGACAAATACCGATAGGGTTAAT containing:
- a CDS encoding uracil-DNA glycosylase family protein, whose translation is MIVNHINYPDENLKIYCRLINKVLTFNQTYADEKCSSCPFFYGTSQGRGVECFWEEKDELMEKEMIVKDPYEEYIRVYKAIDEKNKTYNKDRKKFIRKNKIPKEIMALREQIKGCRMCTESKDNRKEGLVNPFDIFAEEEYLQPYTTNYWTDWCFNSPADIAVIGQDLGTISIIRDYEKRGRCPQENEMRCNLEEGIKHINCTDKTILLNSVMCIKEGSACKIDNHDNNYISKCKNIVMRHLELVKPKIVITLGKGVTQKYLNNIKRSDTFYNLVSQPYWIAEKQWFIFPMYILGVKGKLGRQHIRSINKEISEDFLTDFNLVKRLLISYYAGMFIHNIKYDVLMPDSLEEYLLNPFPEHSNEVKTICNLITNGTFGQSLNELKSFEKTVIYIYNHLIQSFESIKEGSNALTL
- a CDS encoding D-alanine--D-alanine ligase family protein produces the protein MSFKIGLVYDKSRMPVRSNRESVKEDEQKNITRDRVREILKEKYEVLDFEAGEELGYKLKNNKVDMVFNLSTGIRGESRQAQVPAILEMLGIPYIGSGVLAHAIALDKSMAKKAFLFHGINTPKFQVVKGDNFVFDRSLNFPVIVKPACEGSGIGIYKDSLVHNEKELKNQVDKLRSEYNQTILVEEFIIGREFTCGIIGNSDETTVFPLMETDFSDVPEEYGRFNTFEVKSDHWQLAKYYCPADVDEILRSKIEDAAIGAYNALGCRDFSRVDIMVKDNTPYVLEINTLPGLKEGYSDFVRMANKGGIDYASLIYKIINTARKRCAV
- a CDS encoding flavodoxin family protein; the protein is MKVVALNGSPRKKWNTATLLEKALEGAQSVGAETELIHLYDLNFKGCISCFVCKLKNGKSYGKCAMKDDLTPILEKIAHADAVFIGSPIYFGNLTGETRSLLERMLFQYLVYSNKSGPTLFPRQIPIGLIYTMNIPDDMIKKTNFEQQLSQMEGALKRMFGYSECYYSTDTYQFDDYSKYVADRFDVEAKTKRYKEVFPVDCQNVYEMGAKLAKGIPV